The following are encoded in a window of Ignicoccus islandicus DSM 13165 genomic DNA:
- a CDS encoding SDH family Clp fold serine proteinase → MDIVGLLFWLLFLTVISEPLFSFQRLKAARMALLKRIEEKYGYRVITMIHRQERVGLFGVPFYKFIDIEDSEAIIRAIRTTPKDKPIMLILHTPGGMVLAAAQIAHALSQHPAKKVVVVPHYAMSGGTLIALAADEIWMDKAAALGPVDPQVPFEGTHIAAPSLVKVAKEKGKEASDKFLAYADIAEKALAEMYDFVLRLLKGKMEEEKAEAVAEELVMGKYTHDYPLFYEKVKELGLPVKGQVPPEVYELMELYPQAQTNRPGVEYLPFNLPTERGKERFQ, encoded by the coding sequence ATGGACATAGTGGGCCTGCTCTTCTGGTTGCTCTTCCTTACTGTAATTTCTGAACCGCTTTTCTCATTCCAAAGATTAAAGGCAGCTCGAATGGCGTTGTTGAAAAGAATAGAAGAAAAGTACGGTTACAGAGTAATAACAATGATACATAGGCAAGAAAGGGTAGGGCTGTTCGGTGTGCCCTTCTATAAGTTCATTGATATAGAAGACAGTGAGGCCATAATAAGAGCAATAAGAACCACGCCCAAAGACAAGCCTATAATGTTAATACTGCACACTCCGGGAGGAATGGTCCTAGCAGCTGCCCAAATAGCTCACGCATTGAGCCAACATCCCGCTAAAAAAGTAGTAGTAGTTCCGCACTACGCCATGAGCGGCGGAACTCTGATAGCCCTAGCAGCTGACGAGATATGGATGGATAAAGCGGCCGCCCTAGGTCCGGTAGACCCGCAAGTGCCTTTCGAAGGGACCCACATCGCCGCCCCCAGCTTAGTAAAGGTTGCAAAGGAGAAGGGTAAGGAGGCCTCGGATAAGTTCTTGGCCTATGCAGACATCGCCGAAAAGGCACTGGCTGAAATGTACGACTTCGTCCTGAGGTTATTGAAAGGTAAGATGGAAGAAGAGAAGGCGGAGGCCGTTGCCGAGGAATTAGTAATGGGCAAATACACGCACGATTACCCACTGTTCTATGAAAAAGTTAAGGAATTAGGGCTACCAGTAAAAGGTCAAGTGCCACCGGAAGTTTACGAATTAATGGAATTATATCCTCAAGCGCAAACTAACAGGCCTGGAGTTGAGTACTTACCCTTTAACTTACCTACCGAGCGAGGCAAGGAGAGGTTTCAGTAA
- the pdxS gene encoding pyridoxal 5'-phosphate synthase lyase subunit PdxS gives MALSKRDNLIEVGFDAIADFFYKLAEAKDRLKEEGLWTYLPDPSEIREKVASGTVRVKLGFPIYQKGGVIMDVTNTEQAEIAEDAGAVAVMVLDKLPYDIRKAGGVARMADVNVIKEVMNSISLPVMAKVRIGHFMEAKVLEALGVDMIDESEVLTPADERHHINKWLFKVPFVNGARNLGEALRRISEGASMIRTKGEAGTGNVAEAVRHMKTVMGELRELISMEEEDRVLKAREMGVSYELVELTVRLRRLPVVNFAAGGIATPADAALMMWLGADGVFVGSGIFKSEDPRQRAEAIVLATSLWMDPEAVLEAQSMISERKSMMGIDIRQLKPEELLQVRGD, from the coding sequence TTGGCTCTCTCAAAGAGGGATAACCTCATTGAAGTAGGTTTCGATGCAATAGCAGACTTCTTCTATAAGTTAGCTGAAGCCAAGGACAGACTGAAGGAAGAGGGACTCTGGACCTACTTACCCGACCCTTCAGAAATTAGGGAAAAGGTTGCAAGCGGTACGGTTAGGGTTAAGCTAGGCTTCCCTATTTATCAGAAAGGCGGCGTAATAATGGACGTAACTAACACTGAACAAGCCGAAATAGCCGAAGACGCAGGGGCCGTCGCCGTAATGGTTCTCGACAAGTTGCCGTACGACATTAGGAAGGCTGGCGGAGTAGCTAGGATGGCCGACGTCAACGTGATAAAGGAGGTCATGAACTCTATTTCATTACCAGTAATGGCCAAGGTTAGGATCGGTCACTTCATGGAAGCTAAGGTACTAGAGGCGCTAGGGGTTGACATGATAGATGAAAGCGAGGTCTTAACTCCGGCCGACGAACGCCACCACATCAATAAGTGGCTCTTCAAGGTACCCTTCGTTAACGGTGCCAGGAACTTAGGGGAGGCCTTAAGGAGGATTAGCGAAGGCGCTTCTATGATTAGGACTAAGGGCGAAGCCGGAACGGGGAACGTGGCTGAAGCAGTGAGGCACATGAAAACCGTGATGGGCGAATTGAGAGAGCTCATCTCAATGGAAGAGGAGGACAGGGTGTTAAAGGCTAGGGAAATGGGCGTAAGCTACGAACTAGTCGAGCTTACGGTAAGGCTGAGAAGGCTCCCAGTAGTGAACTTCGCCGCTGGCGGAATAGCCACTCCAGCCGACGCGGCTCTAATGATGTGGCTAGGGGCGGACGGCGTTTTCGTAGGCTCCGGCATATTCAAGAGCGAGGATCCGAGGCAAAGAGCGGAAGCGATAGTCCTAGCTACCTCGCTATGGATGGATCCGGAAGCAGTACTTGAAGCCCAATCGATGATAAGCGAAAGAAAGAGCATGATGGGTATTGATATAAGGCAGCTGAAGCCAGAGGAGCTCCTCCAAGTTAGAGGGGATTGA
- a CDS encoding Rqc2 family fibronectin-binding protein — protein sequence MKRKTSMNLLDLIAWVNKYGKRLEGSVIQNAYYNGKLLWLKLRSKTGNVTLLIEPGKAAYVTSRKLQAPERLHPFAGGLRKYLNGGKIISVDVLGHDRILSISIMARGEEFRLIGELIPRGVITLIDKDGKILYANEYKEMRDRVIKRLEKYVPPPSPQFDPFTDLDDLKERISKGKDVVRGLVLGQKLPADVAEEVIARANVDKSKKPRDLTEDEVEELRKAIREVYEESMLGKGYLYYLNGRLYAFEPFKSVLLTESGFHFEEGDFNEVLDKYFTEFEGESVEEDVQERIEIEVEKLKKAMEKQKALVEEYKRRAEEYRELATKIALNYAEVEEQLRKGRKIKVDDIEVEVPPKLTLDEFIRELYSKATNYEKKYKKALKALDELKKQLEDVETKVLEEIAKEKAKVRRREWYEKYHWLITRNGLLAIGGRDASQNEAVVRRYLEEEDYFLHAEVQGAPAVVLKGEATEADLYDAACLTACYSKAWKDGRASVDVFYVKGSQVSKSPPSGQYVAKGAFIIKGRREHVRNVPLRLGIGIELFEGSPRVIVGPPDLIKERSVVYAILVPGDEEKRKIAERLKKVWTSKIEDPQIRGLIEGIDINEIVQRIPGKANVIKIGKGEKSQNLPSEETRGTSA from the coding sequence GTGAAGAGAAAGACCTCGATGAATTTGCTAGATTTAATCGCGTGGGTAAACAAGTACGGAAAGCGACTCGAAGGGAGCGTAATTCAGAACGCCTACTACAATGGGAAGCTCCTCTGGTTGAAACTTAGAAGCAAAACGGGTAACGTAACTCTACTAATTGAACCCGGAAAGGCAGCTTACGTAACTTCTAGGAAGTTGCAAGCACCGGAGAGACTCCATCCCTTCGCTGGAGGCTTGAGGAAATATCTAAATGGAGGGAAAATAATTTCAGTAGACGTCCTAGGTCACGATAGAATTCTCTCGATTTCTATAATGGCTCGCGGAGAGGAATTTCGACTAATAGGTGAGTTGATACCGAGAGGCGTTATTACTCTAATAGATAAGGACGGGAAGATACTATATGCGAACGAATACAAGGAGATGAGAGATAGAGTAATAAAAAGGTTGGAGAAATACGTACCACCTCCCTCGCCTCAGTTCGATCCCTTTACGGACTTAGACGACCTTAAAGAGAGAATTTCTAAGGGTAAGGACGTAGTTAGGGGCCTGGTTCTAGGCCAAAAACTCCCGGCAGACGTAGCCGAGGAAGTAATTGCTAGAGCGAACGTGGACAAATCGAAGAAACCTAGAGACCTTACCGAAGATGAAGTAGAAGAACTTAGGAAAGCCATAAGGGAGGTATATGAGGAATCGATGCTCGGAAAGGGCTACCTTTACTACTTGAACGGAAGACTTTACGCTTTCGAACCGTTTAAGAGCGTCCTCCTAACTGAAAGCGGCTTCCACTTCGAGGAGGGTGACTTCAATGAGGTGCTTGATAAGTACTTTACTGAGTTCGAAGGAGAAAGCGTGGAGGAGGACGTTCAAGAGAGAATAGAAATAGAAGTGGAAAAATTGAAAAAAGCAATGGAAAAACAGAAGGCTTTAGTTGAGGAATACAAGAGGAGAGCCGAGGAATATAGGGAACTGGCCACCAAGATAGCTCTTAACTATGCTGAAGTAGAGGAACAATTAAGAAAGGGAAGGAAAATAAAGGTGGACGATATAGAGGTGGAAGTTCCACCTAAGTTAACCTTAGATGAGTTCATTAGAGAACTATACTCGAAGGCCACGAACTACGAAAAGAAGTATAAGAAGGCCCTTAAAGCCCTGGACGAATTAAAGAAGCAATTAGAAGACGTCGAAACTAAGGTCTTGGAGGAAATAGCCAAGGAAAAGGCAAAGGTAAGGAGGAGAGAATGGTATGAGAAGTATCACTGGCTAATAACTAGGAACGGTCTCCTAGCGATAGGCGGGAGGGACGCCTCCCAGAACGAGGCGGTAGTTAGGAGATACCTCGAGGAGGAGGATTACTTCCTTCACGCAGAGGTCCAAGGAGCTCCTGCAGTAGTGCTGAAAGGAGAGGCCACTGAAGCCGATCTTTACGACGCAGCGTGTCTAACTGCTTGTTACTCGAAGGCTTGGAAGGACGGAAGGGCTTCCGTAGACGTGTTTTACGTAAAGGGCTCGCAAGTAAGCAAGAGCCCCCCTTCAGGCCAATACGTAGCTAAGGGTGCATTCATAATAAAGGGCCGTAGGGAACACGTGAGGAACGTTCCGCTAAGGCTGGGTATAGGTATCGAGCTCTTCGAGGGCTCGCCTAGGGTTATAGTTGGACCCCCCGACCTAATCAAAGAGAGATCCGTGGTTTACGCTATCTTAGTTCCAGGAGACGAGGAAAAGAGGAAGATAGCGGAGAGGTTAAAGAAGGTCTGGACCTCTAAGATCGAAGATCCTCAAATAAGGGGCTTAATAGAAGGCATCGATATCAATGAAATAGTTCAGAGAATACCGGGCAAGGCTAACGTAATTAAAATAGGCAAGGGTGAGAAGTCCCAAAACCTCCCAAGCGAGGAGACGAGGGGGACTAGCGCTTGA
- the purB gene encoding adenylosuccinate lyase, producing MSVCPFEWRYGSDEMRKIWSLQNRLKVMVEIERALLKALVEAGLIPRVNYEELRKVEVNPREVLELERELKHDVMAFTEALRSKLDPETGKYVHLGATSYDIVDTAWALQIRDALALIYDKLKRVIEKLSCMAIEYKDLVSLGRTHGQWALPITIGFKFANYVYELTRSYERLRETERRVVRLKMSGAVGTMAAWGGKGLLIEKIVAEELGLEPHVISTQVAPRDGFAELISNLAILSSVLDRFALEVRELSRPEISEIVEGVEKGQVGSSTMPHKANPIISEKISGLAKVARGLVVSELENVPLWHERDLTNSSSERIIIPHQFLILDEQLESMLKLLRKLIVNRDAIRRNLEKAGCVNLAERVMVYLTLRKGLARNDAHKLVMNSVREYGSLEEALKGELGKYLSESELKELCDPTTYLGNVSEIIDRTIRYAEETLGVRFNQCTDTRR from the coding sequence TTGAGCGTCTGTCCATTTGAGTGGCGATACGGAAGCGATGAAATGAGGAAGATCTGGAGCCTCCAGAATAGGCTAAAGGTTATGGTCGAGATAGAAAGGGCTCTATTGAAAGCGTTGGTAGAAGCCGGTCTAATACCGAGGGTCAATTACGAGGAGCTTCGAAAGGTGGAAGTGAATCCCCGAGAGGTACTTGAGCTGGAAAGGGAACTCAAACACGACGTCATGGCCTTCACTGAAGCTTTAAGGAGCAAGCTCGATCCGGAAACTGGCAAGTACGTCCATTTAGGTGCCACGAGTTACGACATAGTAGACACAGCTTGGGCCTTACAAATAAGAGACGCTCTAGCTCTAATCTACGATAAATTGAAGAGAGTAATCGAGAAGCTCTCTTGTATGGCTATTGAATATAAGGACCTAGTCTCTCTTGGCAGGACTCACGGCCAATGGGCTCTACCCATAACCATAGGTTTCAAATTCGCTAATTACGTTTACGAACTAACTCGCTCTTACGAGCGTTTGAGGGAAACGGAGAGGAGAGTAGTCCGGCTGAAAATGAGCGGCGCCGTAGGAACGATGGCTGCGTGGGGAGGTAAGGGACTTCTAATTGAGAAAATTGTTGCCGAGGAACTGGGCTTGGAACCTCACGTAATTTCGACGCAAGTGGCCCCTAGGGACGGATTCGCTGAATTGATATCGAATCTGGCAATACTCTCTTCAGTGCTTGACCGATTCGCCTTAGAGGTAAGGGAATTAAGCCGGCCGGAAATAAGCGAAATAGTTGAAGGCGTTGAGAAAGGGCAAGTCGGATCAAGTACGATGCCGCATAAAGCTAATCCAATTATCTCAGAGAAGATATCTGGGTTAGCAAAGGTCGCAAGGGGGTTAGTTGTAAGCGAATTGGAGAACGTCCCTCTTTGGCATGAAAGGGATCTAACTAACTCCTCATCGGAGAGAATAATAATTCCACACCAGTTCCTAATACTCGACGAACAACTGGAGTCGATGCTGAAGCTATTGAGAAAACTAATTGTGAATCGCGACGCAATAAGGAGAAACTTAGAGAAGGCTGGATGCGTTAACTTGGCTGAGAGAGTTATGGTTTACCTAACCCTTCGGAAAGGGTTAGCCAGGAACGATGCACACAAACTCGTTATGAACTCAGTAAGGGAGTACGGTAGTTTGGAAGAGGCCCTTAAAGGGGAACTTGGAAAGTACTTAAGTGAAAGCGAGTTGAAGGAGTTATGCGATCCAACTACGTACTTGGGTAACGTAAGTGAGATAATAGATAGAACTATAAGATACGCAGAAGAAACTTTAGGCGTAAGGTTTAACCAGTGTACAGATACACGACGCTAA
- a CDS encoding transcriptional regulator: MRECDEIAKKLKEVEINPTRASILTYLSIVGEAKLKDLSSALGLSKSVTWKHVKEMKSKGLLAVRYTLGSHPEMIVSITPEGLKKLMEYLQLHEKVKECVQRKTFEKDS; this comes from the coding sequence ATGCGTGAATGCGATGAAATAGCCAAGAAACTAAAGGAGGTGGAAATTAATCCAACGAGGGCGTCGATACTTACTTATTTGAGTATAGTCGGTGAGGCTAAGCTGAAGGACCTATCCTCCGCTTTGGGTCTATCTAAGTCAGTTACGTGGAAACACGTCAAAGAGATGAAATCTAAAGGATTGTTAGCGGTAAGGTATACGTTAGGTTCCCACCCAGAAATGATAGTTAGCATAACTCCCGAGGGATTGAAAAAGTTGATGGAATACCTCCAATTGCACGAAAAGGTCAAGGAGTGCGTTCAACGAAAAACCTTTGAGAAAGATTCATAA
- a CDS encoding 30S ribosomal protein S27e, whose protein sequence is MPRKRKLYKILVPEPRSRFIKVKCPTCGNEQIVFSHATYPVRCIMCGTQLLRPSGGKAELEEGVEVIRVLE, encoded by the coding sequence GTGCCTAGGAAGAGGAAGCTCTATAAGATACTGGTTCCCGAGCCACGCTCTAGGTTCATTAAGGTCAAATGCCCAACTTGCGGAAACGAACAGATCGTCTTTTCACACGCAACTTACCCGGTTAGATGTATAATGTGCGGAACTCAGTTGCTTAGGCCGAGCGGTGGCAAGGCTGAACTAGAGGAAGGAGTAGAAGTAATTAGGGTACTAGAGTGA
- a CDS encoding 2-isopropylmalate synthase produces the protein MHVASSLRSVRSETLRRLKEESIDTPDYEVIDAPKPELYKFMFPFKSAPRIFFDGIILHTELPKEIWITDTTFRDGQQAREPYTVEQMVQLYKYLHELSGPNCKVLTSEFFLYTEKDRKAVREIKNLGYNCPKVTAWIRANKEELKLVKEAGIEETGILSSISDYHIYFKFKSSRRKVIDKYLSVVEEALKMDIVPRVHLEDITRANVFEVVVPFVKKLMKLSEKYGLPVKVRYPDTLGVGVPLPEAMLPRSIPKLTWVLRHVCGVPSKWLEFHGHNDFHLGVANAMSAWLYGAALNNGTLLGIGERAGNVPIEALVFIYAQLKHGFDGMNTKVIKEIAEYYRKELGYEVPPYYPIVGRNFATTRAGIHADGLLKNPETYLPFDPEELLGVKPGIAITPYAGLAGIVYWINKTFELKDDEKVDKKDPRVQEIYRDVMKQFEHGRLTALSDLEMLMLVKKHMPDLVEKYLDRLPDDLKIRLFSSNSK, from the coding sequence ATGCACGTTGCTAGTAGCCTAAGAAGCGTCAGGAGCGAGACGCTACGAAGACTCAAGGAAGAGAGTATAGATACGCCGGACTACGAAGTTATAGACGCTCCCAAACCTGAACTATACAAGTTTATGTTCCCCTTCAAATCAGCACCCAGGATTTTCTTTGATGGTATAATACTACATACCGAACTTCCTAAGGAAATATGGATTACCGATACTACTTTCAGAGACGGTCAGCAAGCCAGGGAACCATATACAGTCGAACAGATGGTCCAGCTATATAAGTACCTTCACGAACTAAGTGGTCCGAACTGTAAGGTTCTAACTAGCGAATTCTTCCTCTATACGGAAAAAGATAGGAAGGCCGTGAGGGAGATAAAGAACTTAGGCTACAATTGTCCGAAAGTTACTGCTTGGATTAGGGCCAATAAGGAGGAATTGAAACTCGTTAAGGAAGCCGGGATAGAGGAAACGGGCATACTTTCCTCCATTAGCGATTACCACATCTACTTCAAGTTCAAGTCCAGTAGGAGAAAGGTAATAGACAAATACTTGAGCGTAGTGGAGGAAGCACTTAAGATGGATATAGTTCCTAGGGTTCACTTAGAGGACATAACTAGGGCGAACGTATTCGAGGTGGTCGTCCCATTCGTAAAGAAGCTAATGAAGTTAAGTGAGAAATACGGGCTACCGGTAAAGGTTAGGTACCCCGATACGCTCGGCGTAGGAGTTCCGCTACCCGAAGCGATGTTGCCTAGGAGCATACCTAAGCTAACGTGGGTACTAAGGCACGTTTGCGGAGTGCCCTCGAAGTGGCTGGAATTCCACGGCCATAACGACTTCCATCTAGGGGTAGCGAACGCTATGAGCGCTTGGCTTTACGGAGCGGCCTTAAACAACGGAACCCTATTGGGTATAGGTGAAAGGGCTGGCAACGTTCCAATAGAAGCACTAGTCTTCATTTACGCCCAGCTCAAACACGGCTTCGATGGAATGAATACCAAAGTAATCAAGGAAATAGCCGAATACTATCGCAAAGAGCTCGGTTACGAGGTACCGCCCTACTATCCGATTGTTGGTAGGAACTTCGCCACTACTAGAGCCGGAATACACGCAGATGGACTCCTCAAGAACCCTGAGACGTACTTACCATTCGATCCCGAGGAATTGTTGGGAGTCAAGCCCGGAATAGCGATAACCCCCTATGCCGGGTTGGCTGGAATAGTTTATTGGATAAACAAGACCTTTGAATTGAAGGACGATGAAAAGGTAGACAAAAAGGATCCAAGGGTACAAGAGATCTATAGAGATGTCATGAAACAGTTCGAACATGGTAGATTGACTGCGTTAAGCGACTTAGAGATGTTAATGTTGGTAAAGAAACACATGCCCGACCTAGTTGAGAAGTACTTGGACAGGCTACCGGACGATCTAAAGATAAGGCTCTTTTCAAGTAATTCTAAGTAA
- the metG gene encoding methionine--tRNA ligase: protein MAKWIVGSAWPYVNAVPHLGNLIGSILSADVFARFLRLMDEDVVAVSGSDEHGTPIEVEARKRGMEPKELTDKMHNYVKSLFERFEIAFDNYTRTHNDVHIKFVQETFMKIYENGYVFTKDLLMPYCLKDEMFLPDRFVTGTCPYCGAKGARGDQCDFCGKLLDPVDLIDPKCSLCGSRPTWRKTKHFFFDLPKAAKGLDQWIKESDLPENVKNTTLHWLKEGLTPRAITRDNKWGIPAPFPGAEGKTIYVWFEAVLGYLSAVKELDVKNGTNLFEYFWKDQSSRPVYFIGKDNIPFHSIILPALLRATGEEYPLPYNISATEYLMYEGKKFSKSRRIGVWIDEALKLVPEPDYWRFALIRMRPEDRDTNFTWSEFYRIVNSELNDDIGNFAHRVLTLIKRKLNGNVNGKIDEEIARKIEELHDKYVKAMYQVRMKEATNYLLEMARLGNKYLNEKEPWKLLKCCPEKASDVLYTSLYILREIALHLAPFAPASAQRLWEMLGEEGDVNSKGTLAKEHSRPPKNEIGEPKPLFKKLPEEFSDPNYVEGLLQEIREEVEKERPIPFFT from the coding sequence GTGGCGAAGTGGATCGTAGGGAGTGCGTGGCCTTACGTTAACGCAGTGCCTCACTTAGGAAACTTAATAGGATCAATACTATCGGCGGACGTCTTCGCGCGCTTTCTGAGACTCATGGACGAGGACGTAGTAGCCGTTTCGGGAAGCGACGAACACGGAACTCCAATTGAGGTGGAGGCAAGGAAGAGAGGTATGGAACCTAAGGAACTGACTGACAAAATGCACAATTACGTTAAATCCCTCTTCGAGAGGTTCGAGATAGCATTCGATAATTACACGAGAACGCATAACGACGTTCACATAAAGTTCGTCCAAGAGACGTTTATGAAGATCTACGAGAACGGATACGTCTTTACGAAAGATTTACTAATGCCCTACTGTCTCAAAGACGAAATGTTCCTTCCTGATAGGTTCGTCACAGGTACGTGCCCTTACTGTGGCGCTAAAGGCGCTAGGGGAGATCAATGCGACTTCTGCGGGAAACTGCTGGATCCGGTCGACTTGATAGATCCTAAGTGCAGTTTGTGTGGAAGTAGACCGACGTGGAGGAAAACGAAGCACTTCTTCTTCGATTTACCCAAAGCTGCTAAAGGTTTGGACCAATGGATAAAGGAAAGCGATCTACCAGAGAACGTAAAGAACACGACGCTGCATTGGCTCAAGGAAGGGTTAACTCCAAGAGCTATAACAAGAGATAATAAGTGGGGGATACCCGCTCCGTTTCCGGGAGCGGAAGGTAAAACTATATACGTATGGTTCGAGGCGGTCCTTGGATACCTATCTGCCGTAAAGGAACTAGACGTCAAGAACGGAACGAACCTCTTCGAATACTTCTGGAAGGACCAGAGCTCGAGACCAGTATATTTTATAGGGAAGGATAACATACCTTTCCACTCGATAATCCTACCAGCACTTTTAAGGGCGACCGGCGAAGAGTATCCGCTTCCATATAACATTTCCGCTACTGAATACTTGATGTACGAAGGAAAGAAGTTCAGTAAGAGTAGGAGAATAGGAGTATGGATAGACGAGGCGTTGAAGTTAGTTCCCGAACCCGATTATTGGCGCTTCGCATTGATTCGCATGAGGCCTGAGGATAGGGATACCAATTTCACGTGGAGCGAGTTTTACAGAATAGTCAACTCCGAATTAAACGATGACATAGGTAATTTCGCTCATAGGGTCCTTACATTAATAAAGAGAAAGTTGAACGGCAACGTAAATGGGAAGATCGATGAGGAGATAGCTAGGAAAATAGAGGAGCTTCACGATAAGTACGTTAAAGCAATGTACCAAGTGAGAATGAAGGAAGCCACGAACTACTTACTTGAAATGGCTAGATTGGGGAACAAGTACTTAAACGAAAAGGAGCCATGGAAGTTACTTAAGTGCTGTCCCGAAAAAGCCTCCGACGTCTTGTATACCTCTCTCTATATACTAAGAGAAATAGCGCTTCACTTAGCGCCTTTCGCTCCCGCCTCTGCGCAAAGGCTATGGGAAATGCTAGGGGAAGAAGGAGACGTCAACTCCAAAGGAACTTTAGCGAAGGAACACTCTAGACCTCCGAAGAACGAGATAGGCGAGCCCAAGCCTCTATTCAAGAAGTTACCCGAAGAGTTCTCAGATCCCAATTACGTTGAAGGGTTACTCCAGGAGATCAGGGAAGAAGTAGAAAAGGAAAGACCGATACCCTTCTTTACTTAG
- the eno gene encoding phosphopyruvate hydratase, with the protein MNGTEIVSVKGRWILDSRGNPTVEVDVTTACGALGRAAAPSGASKGTKEALELRDGGKEFHGKGVNKAVSNVNNEIAKALIGMDSLEQRAIDYKMIEIDGTPNKSRLGANAIVATSMAVAKAAANSLDLPLYKYLGGPLADQLPTPLLNVINGGAHAGNDLAIQEFMIVPWNFESFSEALRAASEIYHTLKNLLKEKYGKSAVNVGDEGGFAPPMRETREALDALMKAIEMSGYEGSVALALDAAASHFYDSNKKVYLIDGKELDREKLLEFYEELIKEYPIKSIEDPLEETDWEGFKEAVKRLKIRIVGDDLLVTNPTIVSKAIEEGVANAVLVKVNQIGTVTEAWEVIKLAQENKWAPIVSHRSGETEDTFIADLAVGSYSPAIKTGAPARGERTCKYNRLLRIEEEISKPRFARNKYFL; encoded by the coding sequence TTGAACGGCACTGAGATCGTCTCGGTAAAAGGTCGTTGGATACTAGACTCCAGAGGCAATCCCACCGTTGAGGTTGACGTAACTACCGCTTGCGGTGCCTTGGGAAGGGCAGCAGCGCCATCTGGAGCCTCTAAAGGCACTAAGGAAGCACTGGAGCTAAGGGATGGTGGGAAGGAGTTCCATGGAAAGGGCGTTAACAAGGCCGTTTCCAACGTGAATAACGAGATAGCTAAGGCCCTAATTGGAATGGATTCATTGGAACAGAGAGCAATTGATTATAAAATGATAGAAATAGATGGGACGCCTAACAAGTCGAGATTGGGGGCAAATGCAATAGTTGCAACTAGCATGGCAGTAGCTAAGGCGGCTGCCAATAGCTTAGATCTCCCCCTTTATAAGTACCTCGGTGGTCCTCTAGCAGACCAGTTACCTACCCCGCTATTGAACGTCATAAACGGAGGGGCCCACGCTGGTAACGATTTGGCAATACAAGAGTTCATGATAGTTCCGTGGAACTTCGAAAGCTTCTCTGAGGCCTTGAGGGCGGCCTCTGAAATATACCACACGCTAAAGAACTTGCTAAAGGAGAAGTACGGTAAGTCTGCCGTAAACGTAGGCGATGAAGGAGGTTTCGCGCCACCTATGAGGGAGACTAGAGAGGCTCTTGACGCTTTGATGAAGGCAATAGAGATGAGCGGATACGAGGGATCAGTTGCCCTCGCGCTTGACGCAGCAGCCAGTCACTTCTACGACTCAAACAAGAAAGTTTACCTCATTGACGGAAAGGAGCTCGATAGAGAGAAATTACTTGAATTCTATGAGGAATTAATAAAGGAATATCCGATAAAGAGTATTGAAGACCCTCTAGAAGAGACCGATTGGGAAGGCTTTAAGGAAGCTGTTAAGAGGCTAAAGATTAGAATAGTTGGTGACGACTTACTCGTAACTAATCCAACTATCGTTTCGAAGGCCATTGAAGAAGGGGTAGCTAACGCTGTTCTAGTTAAAGTAAATCAAATTGGTACCGTTACGGAGGCATGGGAAGTAATCAAGTTAGCCCAAGAAAACAAGTGGGCCCCCATCGTTAGCCACAGGTCTGGTGAAACTGAAGACACCTTTATAGCAGACTTAGCGGTAGGGAGCTATTCTCCAGCGATAAAGACTGGTGCACCGGCCAGAGGCGAGAGAACGTGCAAATACAACCGATTGCTCAGAATAGAAGAAGAAATATCTAAGCCGAGGTTCGCCAGGAACAAGTACTTCCTTTAA